The DNA segment GACTCTTGTCTTCCACCAGACGCAGGCtggtcttcatcatcttcatcaggtGCCCGGCTCGGCCAATCAGAGGCTGCTGAGCCCCTCCCCCGATTCAGAGGCTGCCGAGCCCCTCCCCCAATCAGAGGCTGCCGAGCCCCTTGGCCAATCAGAGGCTACCGAGCCCCTCCCCCAATCAGAGGCTGCCGAGCCCCTCCCCCAATCAGAGGCTGCCGAGCCCCTCCCCCACTCTGATCCGCTGCCCTGCCTGCAGGTTGAAGCTGAAGTCTTTCGGAGCTTCAAACAGCAGGACGATGGTGGAGCCGAGGTTAAACTCGCCCACCGCCGCGCCCTTCTGTAGGACCACGCCATCTCCTTCCCCGGAGGCCACTCCCCCTTTGCCCCCCACCTTTGACAGGAGGTTGTCGGCGGCAACGTAACTGCGGTCGTGGAAGGAGCCTTTACTGTAGCGGGGAATGTTGGTCTGAAGCTCCTGAGGACGCAAcagttattaattattaaaatgttattaattaatattactCACAGAACAACTAAACTAaaatttgaattgaattaaaacagaaatatataaagacaaaaacattataGGAAATGGACTTAAAGAGTAAACGTTGCTCACCTGGTCGAAGTAAACCCGGATGGAGCCGACGTTCGTCGCTCCCACCGCCGTTAACGAGAAGAAGCCGTGCTGCCATTGGCCAGTGAGAGCAACGCGCTCGTTAAGGCAGAAGAGCTCTTTGACCAATCGAGCAACGCCCGGGTTAACGGAGAGTAACGAGCCTAACGAGGAGAGACAGATGCAGAGGGGGGTGAGTCAGATGCAGAGAGGGGTGAGACAGATGCAGAGGTGGGTGAGACAGATGCAGAGGTGGgtgagacagatggagagaggggtGAGACAGATGCAGAGGTGGGTGAGACAGATGCAGAGGTGGgtgagacagatggagaggtgGGTGAGACAGATGCAGAGAGGGgtgagacagatggagaggggggtgagACAGATGCAGAGGGGGGTTAaaggtggagaggggggtgagACAGATGCAGAGGGGGGTTAaaggtggagaggggggtgagacagatggagaggggggtgagACAGATGCAGAGAGGGGTGAGACAGATGCAGAGGGGGGTGAGACAGATGCAGAGGGGGGTGAGACAGATGCAGAGGGGGGTTAAAGGTGGAACATCAACTCACCTGGGAAGTGACGTCGTAGCTCCACCCTCCAGTTGGTGGGCGAATGGAAGCAGTGATAATCACCTGGGGCCAGGTAGACCACCACGTGGAAGAGGTCGTTATCAGGGGACGAGAGGAGGCGgtccctgaaggaggaggaggaatctaAAGACAGTGACAGGAACAGGTCGTTATCAGGAGGCGgtccctgaaggaggaggaggaatctaAAGACAGTGACAGGAACAGGTCGTTATCAGGAGGCGgtccctgaaggaggaggaggagtctaaAGACCGTGACAGGAACAGGTCGTTATCAGGAGGCGgtccctgaaggaggaggaggagtctaaAGACCGTGACAGGAACAGGTCGTTATCAGGAGGCGgtccctgaaggaggaggaggagtctaaAGACAGTGACAGGAACAGGTCGTTATCAGGAGGCGgtccctgaaggaggaggaggagtctaaAGACCGTGACAGGAACAGGTCGTTATCAG comes from the Gasterosteus aculeatus chromosome 14, fGasAcu3.hap1.1, whole genome shotgun sequence genome and includes:
- the pisd gene encoding phosphatidylserine decarboxylase proenzyme, mitochondrial isoform X4, giving the protein MCHRPSLSTSSATRSWLQVPRAALRRRLSVLSGAASRPVPWRRRPIAFLCYVLSVGALRPLAKRVALYRSFPTRLLSRAWGRLNGVELPTWLRKPVYSLYIWTFGVNMQEAAVEDLIHYRNLGEFFRRRLKPAVRPLCANSCLISPADGKILHFGQVKNSEVEQVKGVTYSLENFLGPQKGRENDSSSSFRDRLLSSPDNDLFHVVVYLAPGDYHCFHSPTNWRVELRRHFPGSLLSVNPGVARLVKELFCLNERVALTGQWQHGFFSLTAVGATNVGSIRVYFDQELQTNIPRYSKGSFHDRSYVAADNLLSKVGGKGGVASGEGDGVVLQKGAAVGEFNLGSTIVLLFEAPKDFSFNLQAGQRIRVGEGLGSL
- the pisd gene encoding phosphatidylserine decarboxylase proenzyme, mitochondrial isoform X5, with translation MVALYRSFPTRLLSRAWGRLNGVELPTWLRKPVYSLYIWTFGVNMQEAAVEDLIHYRNLGEFFRRRLKPAVRPLCANSCLISPADGKILHFGQVKNSEVEQVKGVTYSLENFLGPQKGRENDSSSSFRDRLLSSPDNDLFHVVVYLAPGDYHCFHSPTNWRVELRRHFPGSLLSVNPGVARLVKELFCLNERVALTGQWQHGFFSLTAVGATNVGSIRVYFDQELQTNIPRYSKGSFHDRSYVAADNLLSKVGGKGGVASGEGDGVVLQKGAAVGEFNLGSTIVLLFEAPKDFSFNLQAGQRIRVGEGLGSL